The proteins below come from a single Timaviella obliquedivisa GSE-PSE-MK23-08B genomic window:
- a CDS encoding histone deacetylase, whose product MDLPIIYHPDYVTPLPPEHRFPMEKFSRLRDLLVADGVVDESQFYAPEVPPREWIEWVHEPEYVQAYCEGTLDPKAMRRIGLPWSPALVNRTCTAVGGTILTARLALECGLACNTAGGTHHAFPGYGSGFCIFNDLAIAARVVQKLGLAKQILIVDLDVHQGDGTAYIFQNDPSVFTFSMHCEINFPGTKQRSDLDVPLPEGMEDDAYLQTLAEYLPDLLAQVQPDLVFYDAGVDTHGGDRLGKLALSDRGLFCREMQVLSTCVSLGYPVACVIGGGYANDFDALIYRHSLLHRAASEVYRQGQI is encoded by the coding sequence ATGGATCTTCCCATCATTTATCATCCCGATTACGTCACGCCGCTTCCCCCCGAACACCGTTTTCCAATGGAGAAGTTTAGCCGATTACGAGATTTGCTGGTGGCGGATGGTGTGGTGGATGAGTCGCAGTTCTATGCGCCGGAGGTGCCGCCGAGGGAGTGGATTGAGTGGGTGCATGAGCCGGAATATGTGCAGGCTTATTGTGAGGGAACGCTTGATCCTAAAGCAATGCGGCGGATTGGGTTGCCTTGGAGTCCGGCGCTGGTGAATCGAACTTGTACGGCGGTGGGCGGAACGATTTTGACGGCGCGGTTGGCGTTGGAATGTGGGTTGGCTTGTAATACGGCGGGAGGCACCCATCATGCGTTTCCAGGTTATGGTTCGGGGTTTTGCATTTTTAATGACTTGGCGATCGCTGCCCGTGTAGTACAAAAACTAGGGCTAGCAAAACAGATTTTGATTGTGGATTTAGATGTGCATCAGGGGGATGGGACGGCGTACATTTTTCAGAATGATCCGAGTGTGTTTACGTTTTCAATGCACTGTGAGATTAATTTTCCAGGGACGAAGCAGCGCAGTGATTTAGATGTGCCACTGCCAGAAGGTATGGAGGATGACGCTTATTTGCAGACCTTGGCAGAATATTTGCCGGATTTGTTAGCGCAGGTGCAGCCAGATTTGGTGTTTTACGATGCAGGGGTCGATACCCACGGAGGCGATCGCCTGGGCAAGCTGGCATTGAGCGATCGCGGTCTTTTTTGTCGAGAAATGCAGGTTTTAAGCACCTGTGTTTCTTTGGGTTATCCCGTTGCTTGTGTGATTGGTGGCGGCTATGCCAACGATTTTGATGCCCTAATCTATCGTCACTCACTGTTACATCGGGCAGCGAGCGAAGTCTATCGGCAGGGTCAGATATGA
- a CDS encoding type II toxin-antitoxin system mRNA interferase toxin, RelE/StbE family, whose protein sequence is MPNNDAILVIASPEFQRRLKALAKRYRHIRSDLQPILETLQAGNFLGEQVQGTNYTVLKLRIKNSDAQRGKSGGYRLIYQIVDSTVIRLVLIYSKSDQEDVVADDIVTIIESLPKEI, encoded by the coding sequence ATGCCGAATAACGATGCCATCCTCGTTATTGCTTCTCCTGAATTCCAGCGTCGTCTCAAAGCCCTTGCCAAACGCTATCGTCACATTCGCAGCGATCTTCAACCGATTCTTGAAACGCTACAAGCCGGAAACTTTTTGGGTGAACAAGTTCAAGGAACCAACTATACGGTTCTCAAGCTCCGCATCAAAAACAGTGATGCTCAGAGGGGTAAGAGTGGAGGGTACAGGCTGATTTATCAAATTGTCGATTCGACCGTCATTCGCCTAGTTCTGATATATTCCAAGTCAGACCAAGAAGACGTCGTGGCAGACGATATCGTTACAATTATCGAGTCACTGCCCAAAGAAATCTGA
- a CDS encoding leucine-rich repeat domain-containing protein, producing MTNDELLEVIAKAARDGVNELSLSGEGLTALPPEIWQLTNLKALYLYSNQLTSLSEAIAQLTHLTTLFLWDNQLTSLPEAIADLTHLTTLHLADNQLTSLPEAIAKISSLKELYLENNQLTSLPEAIADLTHLTMLHLADNQLTSLPEAIAKLSSLTRLDLSNTQLTSLPEAIANLSNLTRLDLSNNQLTSLPEAIGQLSKLTTLDLSNNQLTSLPEAIGQLSKLTELYLENNQLTSLPTGIRNLSKLEKLDLRGNPDLSIPPEILGTDWNNLGNPTTILNYYFQLQTQPNRPLNEAKVLLVGEGDVGKTSLLRQLLGQGFDPHQAKTQGIAIERWNVEVNQQSVQLNLWDFGGQEIMHATHQFFLSQRSLYILVIDCRQSEAQNQIEYWLQIITSFGGDSPIILVGNQCDHQPLDLDERGLQLKYPNLHAILQTSCKEGQGIDILKATLIQELSQLPHIHQPLPQTWFTVKQQLEQRTQDFLSRQDYEQVCIEAGISDLKTSNDLLYLLHNLGIVLNFQDNIRLSPEFVDTNVLKPKWITNGVYKILNHSELFTVHHGILSLSHLPNILSSDRYPSEKYSFLIGIMRKFDLCFALDDHTNAQFLIPGLLPKEEPYTGEWQGSLTFQYHYNVLPPSIISRFIVRMNSKISQRTYWRSGVVLKERNNPALVRADREDKRITIQVKGNSTTRRNFLSAIRSQFDEIHKTIPGLGITQHLLYSENPETWLNYEHLLSAEEAGETTFFIPELKRRENLSTILEGIEAVQRSDRRNPEHPKAPPIKLSLGELRSDRRNSEHPEYPFYLTSESKERVDFIKLPARNQPIPDRTQREVFISYAWDKGESEEIANTLDRHFQSQGITPIRDTRNLKLGDSAKEFMQWMGKGKCIITVISDRYLKSRNCMYELIQINENACDNEAFRDRVFPVVLSTAKIYQPRERIQYVRHWQDERKALEADIRELDSLDNLPELQKDLDFYAQARTAIDTLSKTLSDMKSTNLDMERDASLEGCLSALYEAVAQKINE from the coding sequence ATGACGAATGATGAGCTTTTAGAAGTTATTGCCAAAGCTGCCAGAGATGGGGTGAATGAACTGAGTCTTTCTGGGGAGGGCTTGACGGCTCTGCCACCTGAGATCTGGCAACTGACTAATCTCAAAGCGCTCTACCTTTACAGTAATCAGTTGACGAGCTTGTCGGAAGCGATCGCCCAACTCACCCATCTCACAACGCTTTTTCTCTGGGACAATCAACTGACGAGTCTGCCAGAGGCGATCGCAGACCTCACCCATCTCACAACGCTCCACCTCGCTGACAACCAGCTAACGAGTCTGCCAGAAGCGATCGCCAAAATCTCTAGTCTCAAAGAGCTTTACCTCGAAAACAATCAGCTAACGAGTCTGCCAGAGGCGATCGCAGACCTCACCCATCTCACAATGCTTCACCTCGCTGACAACCAGCTAACGAGTCTGCCAGAGGCGATCGCTAAACTCTCCAGTCTCACAAGGCTTGACCTCAGCAACACTCAATTGACGAGTCTGCCAGAGGCGATCGCCAATCTCTCCAATCTCACAAGGCTTGACCTCAGCAACAATCAACTGACGAGTCTGCCAGAGGCGATCGGGCAACTCTCTAAGCTCACAACGCTTGACCTCAGCAACAATCAGCTAACGAGTCTGCCAGAGGCGATCGGGCAACTCTCTAAGCTCACAGAGCTTTACCTCGAAAACAATCAACTGACGAGCCTGCCCACAGGTATTCGTAACCTCTCCAAGCTGGAAAAACTTGATTTAAGAGGCAACCCCGATCTATCTATTCCGCCAGAAATTTTGGGAACTGATTGGAACAACCTTGGTAATCCCACCACCATCCTCAACTATTACTTCCAACTTCAAACCCAACCCAACCGCCCCCTCAACGAAGCCAAAGTCCTCCTCGTCGGCGAAGGCGACGTTGGCAAAACCTCCCTCCTGCGTCAACTCCTCGGTCAAGGCTTCGACCCCCACCAAGCCAAAACCCAAGGCATCGCGATCGAGCGCTGGAACGTGGAAGTTAACCAACAATCTGTACAACTCAACCTCTGGGACTTTGGCGGACAAGAAATCATGCACGCCACCCATCAGTTCTTCCTCAGCCAACGCAGCCTCTACATCCTGGTCATTGATTGCCGCCAAAGCGAAGCCCAAAACCAAATCGAATACTGGCTGCAAATCATCACCAGCTTCGGCGGCGACTCCCCCATCATCCTCGTCGGCAACCAATGCGACCACCAACCCCTCGACCTTGACGAACGCGGACTACAACTCAAATACCCCAACCTTCACGCCATCCTCCAAACCTCCTGCAAAGAGGGTCAGGGCATCGACATCCTCAAAGCCACCCTGATCCAAGAACTCAGCCAACTCCCTCACATCCACCAACCCCTGCCCCAAACCTGGTTCACCGTCAAACAACAGCTTGAACAACGCACCCAAGACTTTCTCTCTCGCCAAGACTACGAGCAAGTCTGCATCGAAGCAGGTATCTCAGACCTTAAAACCTCAAACGATCTGCTGTACCTGCTCCACAATCTAGGCATCGTCCTCAACTTCCAAGACAACATCCGCCTCAGTCCCGAATTTGTCGATACCAACGTTCTCAAACCCAAATGGATCACCAACGGCGTTTATAAAATTCTCAACCACAGCGAACTCTTCACCGTTCATCACGGCATCCTTAGCCTATCCCATTTACCCAACATTCTCAGTTCCGATCGCTATCCTAGCGAAAAGTACAGCTTCCTCATCGGCATCATGCGTAAGTTTGATCTGTGCTTTGCTCTTGATGATCATACCAACGCTCAATTTCTCATTCCCGGACTCCTTCCCAAAGAAGAACCCTACACCGGAGAATGGCAAGGCTCCCTTACCTTCCAATATCATTACAACGTCTTGCCTCCCAGCATTATTTCTCGCTTCATCGTCCGCATGAACAGCAAAATCAGTCAGCGCACCTACTGGCGCAGCGGCGTTGTGCTGAAAGAACGTAACAACCCCGCCCTGGTGCGCGCCGATCGCGAAGACAAACGCATCACCATCCAAGTTAAAGGCAACTCCACCACCCGCCGCAACTTTCTCAGCGCCATCCGCAGCCAATTCGACGAAATCCACAAAACCATTCCTGGTTTAGGGATCACTCAGCACTTGCTCTATTCCGAAAACCCAGAAACTTGGCTCAACTACGAACACTTGCTGAGCGCTGAAGAGGCGGGAGAAACTACCTTTTTTATCCCCGAACTCAAACGCCGAGAAAACTTAAGCACAATTCTAGAAGGCATCGAAGCAGTTCAACGCAGCGATCGCCGAAACCCAGAACACCCCAAAGCTCCCCCCATCAAGCTATCGTTAGGGGAGCTACGCAGCGATCGCCGCAACTCAGAACATCCCGAATACCCATTCTATCTCACCAGCGAAAGCAAGGAGCGAGTTGATTTCATAAAACTCCCAGCTAGAAACCAGCCCATCCCCGATCGCACCCAGCGAGAAGTCTTCATCTCCTACGCCTGGGACAAAGGTGAAAGTGAAGAAATTGCCAACACCCTCGATCGCCACTTCCAATCCCAAGGCATCACTCCCATCCGCGACACCCGCAACCTCAAACTAGGTGACAGCGCCAAAGAGTTTATGCAATGGATGGGAAAAGGAAAATGCATCATCACCGTCATTAGCGATCGCTACCTCAAATCCCGCAACTGCATGTACGAACTGATCCAAATTAACGAAAACGCCTGTGATAATGAGGCATTCCGCGATCGCGTTTTTCCAGTTGTTTTATCCACAGCCAAAATCTATCAGCCCCGCGAGCGCATCCAATACGTTCGCCATTGGCAAGACGAGCGCAAAGCTTTAGAAGCTGACATCAGAGAGCTCGATTCCTTAGACAATCTCCCAGAACTTCAGAAAGATCTAGACTTTTACGCCCAAGCCCGAACCGCGATCGACACCTTATCTAAAACCTTGAGCGACATGAAATCCACCAACCTAGACATGGAACGCGATGCGAGCTTAGAAGGTTGTCTCAGCGCCCTATACGAGGCAGTCGCGCAAAAGATTAACGAGTAA
- a CDS encoding histidine phosphatase family protein, whose amino-acid sequence MKLLKLLFIRHAQSVGNQQKRMQGNGEFELSAEGRRQAGKLAQRLLTESWMPSHVYSSPLKRTMQTAEILMSHYLAKPLPAVVGDLVDEEDDTTLEPLATQEDPGAIKVELSEDLREFQNGIFQGLTWAEARDRYPDLCKQLENSPDWIPIPGAESLQEARDRSRRFIQTVLSRHQNGEQIWIVTHSWILQHLIAELMGCDRSWRIHARNTAIFEFWIDQTRWQRTDQNCFNTDLWQIRRFNDHQHLF is encoded by the coding sequence ATGAAGCTACTGAAGCTTCTGTTTATTCGACACGCTCAATCAGTTGGCAATCAACAGAAGCGAATGCAGGGCAATGGAGAATTTGAACTGTCGGCAGAGGGGCGACGGCAAGCAGGAAAACTAGCGCAAAGACTGCTAACCGAAAGTTGGATGCCTTCTCATGTGTACAGTAGTCCCCTCAAGCGAACGATGCAGACGGCTGAAATTTTGATGTCGCATTATTTGGCAAAGCCCCTGCCTGCGGTCGTGGGGGATTTGGTTGATGAAGAGGATGATACGACCCTAGAACCGCTGGCAACGCAGGAAGATCCGGGCGCGATCAAGGTTGAGCTTTCTGAGGATTTGCGAGAGTTTCAAAATGGCATTTTCCAGGGACTCACTTGGGCAGAGGCACGCGATCGCTATCCTGATTTATGCAAGCAGTTGGAAAACTCCCCCGACTGGATTCCGATTCCAGGCGCAGAGTCTTTGCAGGAAGCGCGCGATCGCTCTCGGCGGTTTATTCAAACCGTGCTGAGCCGTCACCAGAACGGCGAACAGATTTGGATTGTTACCCATAGCTGGATTTTGCAGCACTTAATTGCAGAACTGATGGGGTGCGATCGCTCTTGGCGCATTCACGCTCGTAACACTGCCATCTTCGAGTTTTGGATCGACCAAACCCGGTGGCAGCGAACCGACCAAAACTGCTTTAACACAGACCTTTGGCAAATTCGCCGCTTCAATGATCATCAGCATTTGTTCTGA
- a CDS encoding glycosyltransferase, which yields MLASVGLSCLKPTQTFKDREGSNRNNFEHSELPRSGMLLVLPAPFYRKEGKLVLETQACNGIEKWADHFGKVIVVAPLLPDKVAEQERTIVWQDTATLDQPERFELIPVPWAYSIKLFTKHYTSTRKLLAGLINRCQYLQFPLGGLFGDWGAVASLEAQRQNRPYAVHTDLVEDQVVLQLAQGKNWISQLKSNLFSLVTRKYYKGIIQNSGLALLHGEDCHAAYSSLCQTSFLVHDTHTKPEDAISHEALAKKIEALAIARTLRICYTGRMAPMKAPLDWVRAVGEARDRGVAVQATWLGDGVLREEVQQLVADLGLGDCIELVGYESDRQKVLECIRSAHLMLFTHVTSESPRCLIEAFVSGTAIVGYHSRYAEDLTQDGGGALVPVHQWQELGKLLQDLWHDRPRLIKLVEQAAAKRTRFNDEAVFQERSELIKRYLG from the coding sequence ATGCTTGCATCTGTTGGTTTATCGTGTCTCAAACCGACTCAAACCTTTAAAGATAGAGAGGGTTCTAATCGAAATAACTTTGAACATTCAGAGTTGCCGCGATCGGGCATGTTGTTAGTTTTGCCTGCTCCTTTCTATCGAAAAGAAGGCAAGCTTGTTCTTGAAACGCAAGCCTGTAACGGCATTGAGAAATGGGCAGACCATTTTGGTAAAGTCATTGTAGTTGCGCCTCTGCTGCCCGATAAGGTTGCCGAACAGGAAAGAACAATTGTTTGGCAAGATACTGCCACCCTTGACCAGCCTGAGCGATTTGAGCTTATTCCTGTGCCTTGGGCATATTCGATTAAGTTGTTTACGAAGCACTATACTTCTACTCGAAAATTGTTGGCGGGTCTAATTAACCGCTGTCAATATTTACAATTTCCCTTGGGCGGATTGTTTGGCGATTGGGGTGCAGTAGCATCACTGGAAGCCCAACGGCAGAACCGACCTTATGCTGTTCATACAGATTTGGTTGAAGATCAGGTGGTGCTGCAACTTGCCCAAGGCAAAAACTGGATAAGTCAGCTTAAAAGTAATTTATTTTCTTTAGTTACTAGAAAATACTACAAGGGGATCATTCAGAACAGTGGACTAGCGCTGCTTCATGGCGAAGATTGCCATGCGGCATATAGCAGTTTGTGCCAGACAAGCTTTTTGGTGCATGATACTCACACCAAGCCTGAAGATGCGATTAGTCATGAAGCGCTGGCGAAGAAGATCGAGGCGTTGGCGATCGCTCGCACTCTCCGTATTTGCTACACCGGACGCATGGCACCCATGAAAGCTCCCTTAGACTGGGTGCGGGCAGTGGGTGAAGCCAGGGATCGGGGTGTGGCAGTCCAGGCAACTTGGCTAGGAGATGGAGTTTTGCGGGAGGAGGTGCAGCAACTCGTTGCTGACTTGGGGCTAGGAGATTGCATTGAGCTAGTAGGGTATGAAAGCGATCGCCAGAAGGTGTTGGAGTGCATTCGCTCGGCACACCTCATGTTGTTTACCCACGTCACCTCCGAGTCACCTCGCTGCCTCATTGAGGCGTTTGTGTCAGGGACAGCGATCGTCGGCTATCACAGTCGTTATGCCGAGGACTTGACCCAGGATGGCGGTGGCGCATTAGTGCCTGTTCATCAGTGGCAGGAGTTGGGTAAGCTGCTCCAAGATTTGTGGCACGATCGCCCGCGATTAATCAAGCTCGTTGAACAAGCTGCTGCTAAAAGAACTCGCTTTAATGATGAAGCTGTTTTTCAAGAGCGCAGTGAACTCATTAAGCGCTATCTCGGTTAA
- a CDS encoding AzlD domain-containing protein encodes MNEFLLISSMAIVTFVIRYPVLALSGRFQLSEQFLQILGYVPPAVLMAIVAPTVLLPEGDHLLLSYTNARLIGAIAAFGVGVWRKNLLLTIVVGMAAFWGWQAIAS; translated from the coding sequence ATGAACGAATTTTTACTCATTAGCAGCATGGCGATCGTCACCTTTGTAATTCGCTATCCTGTGCTGGCTCTGAGCGGACGTTTTCAGCTTTCTGAGCAATTTTTACAGATCTTGGGCTATGTGCCGCCAGCGGTGCTGATGGCGATTGTTGCGCCTACGGTGTTGCTGCCTGAGGGGGATCATTTGCTGCTAAGTTACACCAACGCCAGATTGATAGGGGCGATCGCTGCTTTTGGGGTGGGAGTGTGGCGCAAGAACTTGTTGCTCACCATTGTGGTAGGAATGGCAGCATTTTGGGGATGGCAAGCGATCGCCTCTTAA
- a CDS encoding AzlC family ABC transporter permease — MTKTSPRSEFFAGCRGMIPLVVGSIPFGIIFGTLSNELSFGATLAMSAFVFAGSAQFIALGLLAVGTTLPLIILTTFVVNLRHLLYAVSLVPYLQRSPPIWKLLLGFWLTDEAFMVAIARYNQADSSPYKHWYHLGAATFMYANWQLCTLVGLTIGQLIPNVQSWGLDFAMSVTFIGMIIPYLINLPMLVAVFVAGVSSLFTHSLPHQLGLMVAALLGITAGVLCEKLNLKG, encoded by the coding sequence ATGACTAAGACCTCTCCCCGCTCAGAGTTTTTTGCCGGATGCCGAGGGATGATTCCTTTAGTTGTCGGGTCGATTCCCTTCGGAATTATTTTTGGCACCCTCTCTAACGAGCTTTCCTTCGGCGCAACTTTGGCGATGTCAGCGTTTGTATTTGCGGGGTCGGCTCAATTTATTGCCTTGGGTTTGCTTGCGGTCGGTACGACTTTACCGCTCATTATTTTGACGACCTTTGTCGTGAACCTACGGCATCTTCTTTATGCCGTTAGCCTGGTGCCCTATTTGCAGCGATCGCCCCCCATTTGGAAGCTGCTGCTAGGCTTTTGGCTAACCGACGAGGCGTTTATGGTGGCGATCGCCCGTTACAATCAAGCAGACTCATCTCCTTACAAACACTGGTATCATCTGGGTGCAGCAACTTTTATGTATGCCAACTGGCAACTCTGCACTCTTGTCGGTCTAACGATCGGGCAGCTTATTCCTAATGTGCAGAGTTGGGGATTAGACTTTGCGATGTCAGTCACGTTTATTGGCATGATTATTCCTTATCTCATCAACTTGCCTATGTTAGTCGCAGTTTTTGTGGCTGGAGTTTCTTCACTGTTTACCCATTCTTTACCTCATCAACTGGGTTTGATGGTGGCTGCGCTGCTAGGCATTACGGCGGGCGTGTTGTGCGAAAAACTGAATTTGAAAGGCTGA
- a CDS encoding YdcF family protein, which translates to MFLFLSKLLPLFLYPLGFASLMLLIALFTFWKRPRIAGIAIFIALLALLLPGNSWVANGWVRSLESQYLPTAIPTADAVVVLGGAVKPQIAPRPWIDVAEAGDRPLYGAQLYLQGKAPLIILSGGRIEWQGGGAPSESADMAKLVEALGVPANVILQDPTSLNTRENAVNVKKIMQDRGIQKILLVTSAIHMPRSMAIFKKLGVEAIAAPTDFLVSNQELEEPQGTTQAIILNLFPDSGNLEKFTRALKEYVGLIVYGLRGWA; encoded by the coding sequence ATGTTTCTTTTTTTATCTAAACTCTTGCCGCTGTTTCTCTATCCTTTAGGGTTTGCCAGCTTAATGTTGCTGATTGCGCTATTCACCTTTTGGAAACGTCCTCGGATAGCTGGGATCGCCATCTTCATTGCTCTCCTTGCGCTCCTGCTGCCGGGCAATAGCTGGGTTGCTAATGGTTGGGTGCGATCGCTGGAAAGCCAATACCTCCCGACTGCCATTCCAACTGCCGATGCTGTTGTGGTTTTGGGTGGTGCCGTCAAACCCCAAATTGCGCCACGACCCTGGATTGATGTCGCCGAAGCGGGCGATCGCCCTCTCTACGGCGCACAGCTTTACCTGCAAGGCAAAGCTCCTCTCATCATCTTGAGCGGCGGGCGGATTGAGTGGCAAGGCGGCGGTGCTCCCTCAGAATCGGCAGATATGGCAAAGTTAGTCGAGGCTTTAGGTGTGCCTGCAAATGTCATTTTGCAAGATCCAACTTCGCTTAACACCCGCGAGAACGCCGTCAATGTAAAAAAGATCATGCAAGATCGGGGCATTCAGAAAATCTTGTTGGTCACCTCTGCAATTCACATGCCTCGCTCAATGGCGATTTTTAAGAAGCTAGGGGTAGAGGCGATCGCCGCTCCCACGGATTTTCTCGTCTCCAATCAAGAGCTAGAAGAACCCCAAGGCACAACGCAGGCGATTATCCTTAACCTTTTCCCCGATTCTGGCAACCTCGAAAAATTCACCCGCGCCCTCAAAGAGTATGTCGGGTTAATCGTTTATGGGCTGCGCGGCTGGGCTTGA